The following proteins are co-located in the Dehalococcoidia bacterium genome:
- a CDS encoding heterodisulfide reductase-related iron-sulfur binding cluster produces MALLQATIRDETPAAASLPEGRARAGESAPLPLQDAASAALLHGQYDNMLSCIRCGLCLSVCPTYQISFAEEEGPRGRIAMARAVAEGHLPLTADTVEHSQTCLLCDACTAICPAGVRMEPLGTMMREVFLRNRPHGRRERLLRWLVFQKLFADMDRFRRACRLGRIYQRSGARWLLRKSRLLALFRLAMLEWLLPQMPGRFLVPRGQRWRPAGGEPNRRVGLFAGCIMSTAYAETDRATARMLARSGAEVVAVAGQGCCGALHVHNGEVEGARALARRNIEAFERIPDAAIVVNAAGCGSTLKGYGHLLHDDSAYAERASAFAARVRDVNEELAAANLPAASAAADLTVTLQEPCHLAHAQRIREAPRRLLKALHGLTLVEMSEPALCCGSAGIYNVLQRERADALQARKIENVRASGAPVVVTSNPGCQLQLESGLTRTGLDVRVRHIVDLLDEAYGGAAAGDVFEEPGR; encoded by the coding sequence ATGGCGCTTCTCCAGGCGACGATCAGAGACGAAACTCCGGCGGCCGCATCGCTGCCCGAAGGACGCGCTCGCGCGGGAGAGAGCGCGCCGCTGCCTTTGCAGGATGCGGCGTCGGCGGCGCTGCTGCACGGCCAGTACGACAACATGCTGAGCTGCATCCGTTGTGGCCTCTGCCTCAGCGTTTGCCCGACGTATCAGATCAGCTTCGCCGAGGAGGAAGGCCCGCGCGGCCGGATCGCCATGGCACGCGCTGTCGCCGAAGGCCACCTGCCGCTGACCGCAGACACCGTCGAGCACTCGCAGACCTGCCTGCTCTGCGACGCCTGCACCGCGATCTGCCCGGCCGGCGTGCGCATGGAGCCGCTGGGCACGATGATGCGCGAGGTCTTCCTGCGCAACCGTCCGCACGGCCGGCGCGAGCGATTGCTGCGCTGGCTCGTCTTCCAGAAGCTGTTCGCCGACATGGACCGCTTCCGCCGCGCCTGCCGCCTGGGCCGCATCTACCAGCGCAGCGGCGCCCGCTGGCTGCTGCGCAAGAGCCGCCTGCTGGCGCTCTTCCGCCTCGCCATGCTCGAGTGGCTGCTGCCGCAGATGCCGGGCCGGTTTCTCGTGCCGCGCGGCCAGCGCTGGCGGCCGGCAGGCGGCGAACCGAATCGCCGGGTGGGACTGTTCGCCGGCTGCATCATGAGCACGGCCTACGCCGAGACCGACCGCGCCACGGCGCGCATGCTGGCTCGCTCAGGCGCCGAGGTTGTGGCCGTGGCCGGGCAGGGCTGCTGCGGCGCCCTGCACGTGCACAACGGCGAGGTCGAGGGCGCCCGTGCGCTGGCGCGGCGCAACATCGAGGCCTTCGAGCGCATTCCGGACGCCGCGATCGTCGTCAACGCCGCGGGCTGCGGCTCGACGCTGAAGGGCTACGGCCACCTGCTGCACGACGATTCCGCCTATGCCGAGCGGGCCAGCGCCTTCGCCGCACGCGTGCGCGACGTGAACGAGGAGCTGGCGGCCGCGAACCTGCCCGCCGCCAGCGCCGCCGCGGACCTGACGGTGACTCTGCAGGAGCCCTGCCACCTGGCGCACGCGCAGCGCATCCGCGAGGCGCCGCGACGTTTGCTGAAAGCCCTCCACGGGCTGACGCTCGTAGAGATGAGCGAGCCCGCGCTCTGCTGCGGCAGCGCCGGCATTTACAACGTGCTGCAGCGCGAGCGTGCGGACGCGTTGCAGGCGCGCAAGATCGAGAATGTGCGTGCCAGCGGCGCCCCCGTCGTGGTCACTTCGAATCCGGGCTGTCAGTTGCAGCTCGAATCGGGGTTGACACGGACCGGGCTGGACGTGCGCGTGCGCCACATCGTGGACCTGCTCGACGAAGCCTACGGTGGCGCCGCGGCGGGCGATGTGTTCGAAGAGCCGGGGCGCTGA
- a CDS encoding LLM class flavin-dependent oxidoreductase: MTAVSFGIFDHLDRREAPLAQTFEERLQLLDAADAAGFRTYHLAEHHQTPLSIAPSPAVFLAAASQRTRRLRFGPLVYLLPMYNPLRLIEEICMLDQLSGGRFELGVGRGISPYELAYHGVDPERSREQFHEALEVITAGMSTDRLSFKGQFYRYDRVPIEVWPAQRPYPPIWYPTTSEDGLRFAGRHGLNVVLAGRADGVAAQAAIYRESWQAHEHEPGRLNGHVPEPMVGANYKLYVAETDEAALEVARPAQRAHHNALVKLWHDFGAEPIGRGFTDDIDLMIGRGTALVGSPARVREQVAAYFEQSGCNYLVVQIHFGCMTHEQALRSLRLFAEEVMPAFAAPPAAAAAS; the protein is encoded by the coding sequence ATGACGGCGGTGAGCTTCGGCATCTTCGACCACCTCGACCGGCGCGAGGCGCCGCTCGCGCAGACCTTTGAGGAGCGGCTGCAACTGCTCGACGCGGCGGATGCGGCCGGCTTCCGCACCTATCACCTGGCCGAGCACCACCAGACGCCGCTCTCGATCGCGCCCTCGCCGGCCGTCTTCCTCGCCGCGGCCAGCCAGCGCACACGACGGCTGCGCTTCGGCCCGCTGGTCTATCTGTTGCCCATGTATAACCCACTGCGCCTGATCGAAGAGATCTGCATGCTCGACCAGCTCTCCGGCGGCCGCTTCGAGCTGGGTGTGGGCCGCGGTATCTCGCCCTACGAGCTGGCTTATCACGGTGTCGATCCGGAGCGTTCGCGCGAGCAGTTCCACGAGGCGCTGGAGGTCATCACCGCGGGTATGTCCACCGATCGGCTGAGCTTCAAGGGACAGTTCTACCGCTACGACCGCGTGCCGATCGAGGTTTGGCCGGCGCAGCGCCCCTATCCGCCGATCTGGTATCCGACGACCTCCGAAGACGGGCTGCGCTTCGCCGGCCGCCATGGCCTGAACGTGGTGCTGGCGGGCCGCGCCGACGGCGTCGCCGCGCAGGCGGCGATCTACCGTGAGTCGTGGCAGGCGCACGAGCACGAGCCGGGGAGACTCAATGGCCATGTGCCCGAACCGATGGTGGGCGCGAACTACAAGCTGTACGTGGCCGAGACCGACGAGGCGGCGCTGGAGGTGGCACGGCCGGCGCAGCGGGCGCACCACAACGCGCTGGTCAAGCTCTGGCACGACTTCGGCGCCGAGCCGATCGGCCGCGGCTTCACCGACGACATCGACCTGATGATCGGCCGCGGCACGGCGCTGGTGGGCTCGCCGGCGAGGGTTCGCGAGCAGGTGGCCGCCTATTTCGAGCAGTCGGGCTGCAATTACCTCGTCGTGCAGATTCACTTCGGCTGCATGACGCACGAGCAGGCGCTGCGTTCGCTGCGCCTCTTCGCCGAGGAGGTGATGCCGGCCTTCGCGGCCCCGCCGGCGGCAGCGGCGGCCTCTTGA
- a CDS encoding FAD-linked oxidase C-terminal domain-containing protein, which yields MLDEAILKELRAIVGPAQVHDQPGQLVAYSIDGTFAQNPPDAAVTPATTEEVAQIVKLAAREGLPLLPRGAGTSLAGGAIPIGGGILLSLARMNRILEIDTANAVATVQPGVVTAELQAAVEELGLFYPPDPASLNQSTLGGNVACNAGGPRCLKYGVTKDYVLGLTVVLADSSVLKLGGKLVKNVTGYQLIQLFVGSEGTLGVITEIVLRLRPLPRRRCTAAAYFDTLEHASEAVAAIIAAGILPVTLEMMDKTTINVVEDYLQLGLPREAEAMLLLEQDGSDEAVARAEVERMAEICGCHGAVSVSVAADAAERDALWRARRAVSGALGRVRPNKLGEDIAVPRSEVPEMVRQVRRISEQAGLPIAVFGHAGDGNLHPNILFDRRIEGEMERVEQAAAAIFRAALSLGGTLSGEHGIGSLKKEFLEEDLGPLAVGLMRGIKQVFDPHGVFSPHKVFPEGGGAARADFLRALPSLDGWTPG from the coding sequence ATGCTCGATGAAGCGATTCTGAAGGAGCTGCGCGCCATCGTCGGGCCGGCGCAGGTCCATGACCAGCCCGGCCAGCTCGTCGCCTACTCGATCGACGGGACCTTCGCGCAGAACCCGCCCGATGCGGCAGTGACGCCGGCCACGACAGAAGAGGTGGCGCAGATCGTAAAGCTGGCCGCCCGCGAAGGGTTGCCGCTGCTGCCGCGCGGCGCCGGGACGAGCCTGGCCGGCGGTGCCATCCCAATCGGCGGCGGCATCTTGCTTTCGCTGGCGCGGATGAACCGCATCCTCGAGATCGACACGGCCAACGCCGTCGCTACCGTGCAGCCGGGCGTCGTCACAGCCGAACTGCAGGCCGCGGTGGAAGAGCTCGGGCTGTTCTATCCGCCGGACCCGGCCAGCCTCAACCAGTCCACGCTCGGCGGCAACGTGGCCTGCAACGCCGGCGGCCCGCGCTGTCTCAAGTACGGCGTGACCAAGGACTACGTGCTCGGGCTGACCGTGGTGCTGGCCGACAGCAGCGTGCTCAAGCTGGGTGGAAAGCTGGTCAAGAACGTGACCGGTTACCAGCTCATTCAGCTCTTTGTCGGCTCGGAGGGCACGCTGGGCGTGATCACGGAGATCGTGCTGCGCCTGCGTCCGCTGCCGCGCCGGCGCTGCACCGCCGCGGCCTACTTCGACACCCTGGAGCACGCTTCAGAGGCGGTGGCCGCGATCATCGCCGCCGGCATTCTGCCCGTGACGCTGGAGATGATGGACAAGACCACGATCAACGTCGTGGAAGACTACCTGCAACTCGGACTGCCGCGCGAGGCCGAAGCGATGCTGCTGCTCGAACAGGACGGCAGCGACGAAGCGGTGGCGCGGGCGGAGGTCGAACGCATGGCGGAGATTTGCGGCTGCCACGGCGCCGTTTCCGTCTCCGTCGCGGCGGACGCGGCGGAGCGCGACGCGCTGTGGAGGGCGCGGCGCGCCGTCTCCGGGGCGCTGGGCCGGGTGCGGCCGAACAAGCTGGGCGAGGACATCGCCGTACCCCGCAGTGAGGTGCCGGAGATGGTGCGGCAGGTACGTCGCATCTCCGAACAGGCAGGACTGCCGATCGCGGTCTTCGGCCACGCGGGCGACGGCAACCTGCACCCCAACATCCTCTTCGACCGGCGGATCGAGGGCGAGATGGAGCGCGTCGAGCAGGCGGCAGCGGCGATTTTCCGCGCGGCGTTGTCCCTGGGCGGCACGCTCTCCGGCGAGCACGGCATCGGCTCGCTCAAGAAAGAGTTCTTGGAAGAGGACCTGGGGCCGCTGGCCGTGGGATTGATGCGCGGCATCAAGCAGGTGTTCGATCCGCATGGTGTGTTCAGTCCGCACAAGGTCTTCCCGGAGGGCGGCGGCGCGGCCCGAGCGGACTTCCTGCGCGCCCTGCCCTCGCTCGACGGCTGGACGCCTGGCTAG
- a CDS encoding enoyl-CoA hydratase-related protein gives MQDYGAYKHLVCERPEAGILKITINNPESLNAIAPPIHSELAHIWVDVAADEETRVVLLTGAGRAFSAGGDVHNMRATWRQRDIAHTMREGKQIVDRILDLPQPLIALINGHAVGLGATLALCCDIVFAAEGAKIGDRHVNVGLVAGDGGALLWPLLLGPHRAKQFLMTGELIEGREAAAMGLINKAVPAEQLEAEGLAFARTLAALPPLAVQWTKLSVNKTLKLIANAAFETSLAYEGASMLSQDHLEAVSAFIEHRAPSFSGR, from the coding sequence ATGCAGGACTACGGCGCGTACAAGCACCTGGTCTGCGAGCGGCCGGAGGCCGGCATTCTCAAGATCACGATCAACAATCCCGAAAGCCTGAACGCGATCGCGCCGCCGATTCACTCGGAGCTGGCGCACATCTGGGTCGACGTCGCCGCCGATGAGGAGACGCGCGTGGTCTTGCTCACGGGCGCGGGGCGTGCCTTTTCGGCCGGCGGCGACGTGCATAACATGCGCGCCACCTGGCGCCAGCGCGACATCGCGCACACCATGCGCGAGGGGAAGCAGATCGTCGACCGCATACTCGACCTGCCGCAGCCGCTGATCGCGTTGATCAACGGCCACGCGGTTGGCCTCGGCGCCACGCTCGCGCTCTGCTGCGACATCGTCTTCGCGGCGGAAGGCGCCAAGATCGGCGACCGGCACGTCAACGTCGGCCTCGTGGCCGGCGACGGCGGCGCGCTGCTCTGGCCGCTGCTGCTCGGTCCCCACCGCGCCAAGCAGTTTCTGATGACGGGCGAACTGATCGAGGGGCGCGAGGCGGCGGCGATGGGCTTGATCAACAAGGCCGTGCCGGCGGAGCAGCTCGAGGCCGAAGGGCTGGCCTTCGCCCGCACGCTGGCCGCGCTGCCGCCGCTGGCCGTGCAGTGGACCAAGCTCTCCGTCAACAAGACCCTCAAGCTGATCGCCAACGCTGCCTTCGAGACGTCGCTCGCCTATGAGGGCGCCAGCATGCTCTCGCAGGACCACCTGGAGGCGGTCAGCGCCTTCATCGAGCACCGAGCGCCGAGCTTCAGCGGCCGCTGA
- a CDS encoding ScpA family protein has translation MTGAPVLWHHPFSVTLDVFEGPLDLLLSLVHAARLEITDVSLVTITSQYLAYMRELQQVDHRDLADFVAIGARLIELKSRALLPSPPPLEPSEDAEPDAESLAELLRRYQQFKQAAAVLREREAELVRAFPRLAPLPDVPPLPGLSQVTLERMAAIVGRALARAEPPPGPGRYARPQFSLRQKMHEIAAMLRIGGRLRFARLVDECRSRDEIIVLFFAVLEMVKARVLVPVQPELFGEILLVSAPPEHSTATNGADTLAASTAVAANERGSETELAGVEDAERIGGVLDRAQEVHA, from the coding sequence ATGACGGGCGCGCCGGTGCTGTGGCATCATCCCTTCTCCGTCACGCTCGACGTGTTCGAGGGGCCGCTGGATCTGCTGCTCTCGTTGGTGCACGCCGCCAGGCTGGAGATCACCGACGTCTCGCTCGTGACGATTACGAGCCAATACCTCGCCTACATGCGCGAGTTGCAGCAGGTCGATCACCGCGACCTGGCGGACTTCGTCGCCATCGGCGCCCGGCTGATCGAGTTGAAGTCACGCGCCTTGCTGCCCTCGCCGCCGCCGCTTGAGCCGAGCGAAGACGCGGAGCCCGATGCCGAGAGCCTGGCGGAGCTGCTGCGCCGCTATCAGCAGTTCAAGCAGGCGGCGGCGGTACTGCGTGAGCGCGAAGCGGAGCTGGTGCGCGCCTTTCCGCGGCTGGCGCCGCTCCCGGACGTGCCGCCCTTGCCGGGTCTCAGCCAGGTGACGCTCGAGCGGATGGCGGCGATCGTCGGCCGCGCCCTCGCCCGCGCCGAGCCGCCGCCCGGGCCGGGGCGCTATGCGCGCCCTCAGTTCAGTCTGCGCCAGAAGATGCATGAGATCGCGGCCATGCTGCGGATCGGCGGGCGACTGCGATTCGCCCGGCTGGTCGACGAATGCCGCTCGCGCGACGAGATCATCGTGCTGTTCTTCGCCGTGCTGGAGATGGTGAAGGCGCGAGTGCTGGTTCCCGTGCAGCCCGAGTTGTTTGGCGAAATCCTGCTGGTGTCAGCTCCGCCGGAGCATTCCACAGCGACGAACGGCGCGGACACCCTGGCCGCGTCTACCGCGGTCGCCGCCAACGAGCGCGGCTCAGAGACCGAGCTTGCCGGGGTTGAGGATGCCGAGCGGATCGGCGGCGTGCTTGATCGCGCGCAGGAGGTCCATGCCTGA
- a CDS encoding helix-turn-helix domain-containing protein, giving the protein MTVLRDQPEILTVEQTAALLQVSKETVYRYIRDGVLLASRIGRGYRVPRSNIERLLLSRRVRRDIQLRDYTDEELDQFLHDDESTLEQREIVARILRNAERRSR; this is encoded by the coding sequence ATGACGGTGCTACGCGACCAGCCCGAGATCCTCACCGTCGAGCAGACGGCCGCGCTGCTGCAGGTCAGCAAAGAGACGGTCTATCGCTACATCCGCGATGGGGTGCTGCTGGCCTCGCGTATCGGCCGCGGCTATCGCGTGCCCCGTTCAAATATCGAGAGACTGCTCCTAAGCCGCCGGGTTAGGCGGGATATCCAGCTCCGTGACTACACGGATGAAGAGCTTGACCAGTTCCTGCACGACGATGAATCGACGCTCGAGCAACGAGAAATCGTCGCGAGGATCCTTCGCAACGCAGAGCGTCGAAGCCGGTGA
- a CDS encoding PIN domain-containing protein: MIVDRTTVVFFDASALFAAALSPTGGAALILSVCERGLLIGTASQGVLDETERDLENKRPGPAWYRLSQRITSGAIRVPTEPTGGGEYPAINQKDAHVYAAAVAAGSDYLITLDRGLIREANTAAKRPLALLPGDFITKHLKLHPDYEDM; this comes from the coding sequence GTGATCGTTGATCGTACGACTGTTGTCTTCTTCGACGCATCAGCGCTCTTTGCGGCAGCACTCTCACCGACCGGCGGTGCAGCTCTGATCCTCAGCGTCTGCGAGCGGGGACTACTCATCGGCACGGCTTCTCAGGGAGTGCTCGATGAGACCGAGCGCGATCTTGAGAATAAGCGACCGGGTCCGGCCTGGTATCGACTCTCCCAGCGGATTACCAGCGGTGCAATTCGCGTACCCACTGAGCCGACTGGCGGCGGCGAGTACCCGGCCATCAACCAAAAAGACGCTCATGTCTACGCAGCAGCCGTCGCCGCAGGCAGTGATTACCTCATAACTCTCGATAGAGGGCTGATAAGGGAAGCAAATACGGCTGCGAAGAGACCGCTGGCGCTATTGCCAGGAGATTTCATCACGAAGCATCTTAAACTCCATCCCGACTACGAGGACATGTAG
- a CDS encoding phosphatase PAP2 family protein — protein MTPHRPSPRPFSRGRSPRWRRDLPVQLAVIAAGGAYVLNSAILGRLFSADERRRLAIEHARRLVDLERALHLFNEHALYRLAHTDRLVGLAANGIYLFLHLPLIVLIAVWLYSRQRPLFVLMRDAMLISGLIALACEYYPVAPPHLVPDLGFTNLAASRLYNAVEPKAGFDVYGALPSIHVGWALLMGLCLCWRGPRLIGPLAGAALPIAMAFAVAATGNHYHLDSITGVLAALVGLWLSRWHSHAITAAPVDGR, from the coding sequence ATGACGCCACACCGCCCGAGCCCTCGCCCTTTCAGCCGTGGACGATCGCCGCGCTGGCGGCGCGATCTGCCCGTACAGCTCGCCGTGATCGCGGCCGGCGGCGCCTACGTTCTCAACTCTGCCATTCTTGGACGGCTGTTCTCTGCCGACGAGCGGCGGCGGCTGGCGATCGAGCACGCGCGGCGGCTGGTCGATCTGGAGCGGGCGCTGCACCTGTTCAACGAGCACGCGCTCTATCGCCTGGCGCACACCGACCGTCTCGTCGGCCTGGCTGCCAACGGCATCTATCTCTTCCTGCACCTGCCGTTGATCGTGCTGATCGCGGTCTGGCTGTACAGCCGCCAGCGGCCGCTGTTCGTGCTGATGCGCGACGCGATGCTGATTTCCGGCCTGATCGCCCTGGCCTGCGAATACTATCCGGTGGCGCCGCCGCACCTGGTGCCCGACCTCGGCTTCACGAACCTCGCCGCCTCGCGCCTGTACAACGCGGTTGAGCCGAAGGCCGGCTTCGATGTGTACGGAGCGCTGCCCAGCATCCACGTCGGCTGGGCGTTGCTGATGGGGCTGTGCCTCTGCTGGCGGGGGCCGCGCCTGATCGGGCCGCTGGCCGGCGCCGCGCTGCCGATCGCGATGGCCTTCGCCGTCGCGGCCACGGGCAACCACTACCACCTCGACTCGATCACCGGCGTGCTGGCAGCGCTGGTCGGCCTGTGGCTCAGCCGCTGGCACAGCCACGCGATCACCGCTGCGCCTGTAGACGGTCGATAG
- a CDS encoding glycosyltransferase family A protein, with amino-acid sequence MSWREDGPPANAGGSAITVYETGDVRRGDVGVVVPLYDHERFIVATLDSVLAQDPAELQLVIVDDGGPGPACATALEWLERHGSGFAGARLLQHRRNLGGAAARNTAVNCTASEFVFMLDSDNILLPSCVSRCLAALRDSDAAFAYPMLEIFGEEVGVMNLGLWEPERLAHGNYIDTLALIRRQAWLSVGGATSMSVPGWNDYELWCKFVEHGYWGVQVPQILARYRVHRGSNLRAITNRPENLSRLIAEMKRLHPWLKLSAPEAAATNAE; translated from the coding sequence ATGAGCTGGAGAGAGGACGGTCCGCCAGCGAATGCGGGTGGGTCCGCGATCACCGTGTACGAAACCGGTGACGTGCGGCGCGGCGACGTAGGTGTCGTGGTACCGCTGTACGATCACGAACGCTTCATCGTCGCGACGCTGGACTCCGTGCTTGCACAGGATCCCGCGGAGCTGCAGCTTGTAATCGTCGATGACGGCGGACCGGGTCCGGCATGCGCAACGGCGCTGGAGTGGCTGGAACGGCATGGGAGCGGATTCGCCGGCGCTCGCCTGCTTCAGCACCGCCGCAATCTGGGAGGCGCGGCGGCCCGCAATACGGCGGTGAACTGTACTGCGTCCGAATTCGTGTTCATGCTCGACTCGGATAACATCCTCCTGCCATCCTGTGTGTCGCGCTGTCTTGCCGCGCTTCGCGACTCCGACGCGGCGTTTGCCTACCCGATGCTGGAGATCTTCGGCGAAGAGGTGGGCGTGATGAATCTTGGACTTTGGGAGCCTGAACGACTGGCCCACGGCAACTACATCGACACACTGGCGCTGATCCGCCGCCAAGCGTGGCTGAGCGTGGGCGGGGCCACCTCGATGAGCGTCCCCGGCTGGAACGACTACGAGCTGTGGTGCAAGTTCGTCGAGCACGGTTACTGGGGTGTGCAGGTGCCGCAGATCCTTGCGCGGTACCGCGTGCACCGTGGCTCGAACCTGCGTGCCATCACGAATCGCCCGGAAAACCTGTCGCGGCTCATCGCTGAGATGAAGCGCTTGCATCCCTGGTTGAAGCTTTCCGCACCGGAGGCAGCCGCGACGAACGCAGAGTAA
- a CDS encoding FAD-binding oxidoreductase: MSHYTNAMPVRDGRDNLLAGDQTPAVPSSPARVAGAATVEDRERLLAALRAAIGGERVLTQPEALAAFARDFLQRTRGVPASVPDGEAPLAVVRPQSTQQVAAIMRVLARERVPLVEFGGGTGLMGGVRVTQPGVVLDTRSLNRIIAISAEDRTAHIEAGVVLADLATALAPHGLIVGHDPWTFPIATAGGTLSTNGLGYLGGRYGSMGDQALGLTAVLGDGTIVRTRPALRSSTGPRLRALFAGAEGALGVITEVVLRVFPKPETEALLGYRFAGFDEGYRAIQALFAAGFSPTVIDFGQTFSGERSGERLTTPAGEPGILFAGFQGLREEVRALVRRARKLLERHGAVRLPPARSRRFWRDRHVIAEEMRRRQQQPAQMPDWLPAGVLFDFIHVSLPPSHVLEFKARAEQLLLGRGVSIGEWGLWNSPELFSATLFRRARTPDDRETFAAAIDAALRLAQDLDGSMEYCHGAGLRLAALMPREHGSGMDLLRAIKHAADPLGILNPGKLGL, encoded by the coding sequence TTGTCCCACTATACTAACGCCATGCCCGTACGCGACGGCCGCGACAACCTGCTCGCCGGCGACCAGACGCCCGCCGTACCGTCCTCGCCGGCTCGAGTCGCAGGCGCCGCAACAGTCGAGGATCGCGAGCGGCTGCTGGCGGCGCTGCGCGCGGCGATCGGCGGTGAGCGCGTGCTCACGCAGCCGGAAGCTCTCGCCGCTTTTGCGCGCGACTTCTTGCAGCGCACGCGCGGCGTGCCGGCGTCCGTGCCGGACGGCGAGGCGCCGCTGGCCGTTGTGCGGCCGCAAAGCACGCAGCAGGTGGCGGCGATCATGCGCGTGCTTGCCCGAGAGCGCGTGCCGCTGGTCGAGTTCGGCGGCGGCACCGGCCTGATGGGCGGCGTGCGCGTGACGCAGCCCGGCGTGGTGCTCGACACGCGCTCGCTGAACCGGATCATTGCCATCTCAGCCGAGGATCGCACCGCGCATATAGAGGCCGGCGTCGTGCTTGCCGACCTTGCGACCGCGCTCGCGCCGCACGGCCTGATCGTCGGCCACGACCCCTGGACCTTCCCCATCGCCACGGCCGGCGGCACGCTCTCAACCAACGGCCTCGGCTACCTGGGCGGCCGCTACGGTTCGATGGGCGACCAGGCGCTCGGCCTCACCGCGGTGCTGGGCGACGGCACGATCGTGCGTACGCGCCCGGCGCTGCGCTCCTCGACGGGGCCGCGGCTCCGGGCGCTGTTTGCCGGCGCGGAGGGCGCGCTGGGTGTGATCACCGAGGTCGTGCTGCGCGTGTTTCCAAAGCCAGAGACCGAGGCGCTGCTGGGCTACCGGTTCGCCGGGTTCGACGAAGGTTACCGCGCGATCCAGGCGCTCTTTGCCGCGGGCTTCAGCCCCACGGTGATCGACTTCGGCCAGACCTTCTCCGGCGAGCGCAGCGGAGAACGGCTCACCACACCGGCCGGCGAGCCGGGAATCCTCTTCGCCGGCTTTCAGGGTCTGCGTGAGGAAGTTCGCGCGCTGGTGCGGCGGGCACGAAAGCTGCTGGAGCGGCATGGTGCGGTGCGGCTGCCGCCGGCGCGCTCGCGCCGGTTCTGGCGCGACCGGCACGTGATCGCGGAGGAGATGCGCCGCCGCCAGCAACAGCCGGCGCAGATGCCGGACTGGCTGCCGGCCGGCGTCTTGTTCGATTTCATTCATGTGAGCCTGCCGCCGTCGCATGTACTCGAGTTCAAGGCGCGGGCGGAGCAACTGTTGCTCGGTCGCGGCGTCTCGATCGGCGAGTGGGGTCTGTGGAACAGCCCGGAGCTGTTCAGCGCCACACTCTTCCGCCGCGCCCGCACCCCGGACGATCGCGAGACGTTTGCCGCCGCAATCGACGCGGCGTTGAGGTTAGCGCAAGATCTTGACGGCTCGATGGAGTACTGCCACGGCGCGGGACTGCGGCTGGCGGCACTGATGCCGCGCGAACACGGCTCAGGCATGGACCTCCTGCGCGCGATCAAGCACGCCGCCGATCCGCTCGGCATCCTCAACCCCGGCAAGCTCGGTCTCTGA
- a CDS encoding glucose 1-dehydrogenase: MRLEGKVALVTGGATGIGRGICERFAKEGADVVVDYVGSGDQADTLVQEVQQAGRRGVAIAADISQADDVTNLFAQAIAQMGRIDILVNNAGIEKRIPFLETPIEEYDKIMAVNLRGAFLCAQAAARDMVTRNQGRIINISSIHEDLPFPGYTPYCASKGGMRMFMRNIAVELAPQGITVNNIAPGAIATPINTATLQDPNLVRQLDEIIPAGHLGTPEDVAAVAVFLASDEAAYVTGSTYFVDGGMIRFARPL; this comes from the coding sequence ATGCGGCTCGAAGGCAAGGTCGCGCTGGTTACCGGCGGCGCCACGGGCATCGGCCGGGGCATCTGTGAGCGCTTCGCCAAAGAAGGCGCGGATGTGGTGGTCGACTACGTCGGCAGCGGCGATCAGGCGGACACCCTGGTCCAGGAAGTGCAGCAGGCCGGCCGCCGCGGCGTGGCGATCGCCGCCGACATCTCGCAGGCAGACGACGTGACCAACCTGTTCGCGCAGGCGATCGCCCAGATGGGGCGGATCGACATTCTCGTCAACAACGCGGGCATCGAGAAGCGCATCCCCTTTTTGGAGACGCCGATCGAAGAGTACGACAAGATCATGGCCGTCAATCTGCGCGGCGCCTTTCTCTGCGCCCAGGCGGCAGCTCGCGACATGGTGACGCGCAATCAGGGCCGGATCATCAACATCTCCTCGATTCACGAGGATCTGCCGTTTCCGGGCTACACGCCGTACTGCGCCTCGAAGGGCGGTATGCGCATGTTCATGCGCAACATTGCCGTCGAGCTGGCGCCGCAGGGCATCACCGTGAACAATATCGCGCCCGGCGCGATCGCGACGCCCATCAACACGGCCACGTTGCAAGACCCGAATCTGGTGCGTCAGCTCGACGAGATCATTCCCGCCGGCCATCTGGGCACGCCCGAAGACGTGGCGGCCGTTGCCGTCTTTCTGGCCTCAGACGAGGCCGCCTACGTCACCGGCAGCACCTACTTCGTCGACGGCGGCATGATTCGCTTCGCCAGACCACTGTGA